In Alkalihalobacillus sp. FSL W8-0930, a single window of DNA contains:
- a CDS encoding Stp1/IreP family PP2C-type Ser/Thr phosphatase, with protein MSNSLDYIFLSDVGQVRSHNEDSGGIYQTDAGLLAFVADGMGGHLAGDVASAMTSKLLSTAWVELDQPLTANEAENWLKEQFTSINLAVHDHANTHEECQGMGTTLVAAICTEEYVAIGHIGDSRAYLRTDESFSQKTSDHSLVEELRRTGQISSEEAENHPRKNVLLRALGTEPQIKMDVMIFSLEAPWDLLLCSDGLSDKLSTTDIESFLSTNDSVEAVSKQCIQEANNRGGEDNISIALVRFPADSDEVG; from the coding sequence ATGAGTAACAGTTTAGATTATATTTTCTTATCAGATGTTGGACAAGTTAGGTCTCATAATGAGGATTCAGGTGGAATTTACCAAACAGACGCAGGACTTCTTGCGTTTGTTGCAGATGGTATGGGAGGTCACCTTGCGGGAGATGTAGCGAGTGCGATGACTTCCAAGTTGTTAAGTACGGCATGGGTAGAACTAGATCAGCCACTCACAGCTAACGAAGCGGAGAACTGGCTTAAGGAACAATTTACATCAATAAACCTAGCTGTTCATGATCATGCGAACACCCATGAAGAATGTCAAGGAATGGGAACAACACTTGTGGCAGCGATTTGTACGGAAGAATATGTTGCGATTGGTCACATCGGGGATAGCCGTGCGTATTTGCGTACAGACGAATCATTTTCACAAAAAACATCAGATCATTCATTGGTTGAAGAGCTAAGACGTACAGGTCAAATCTCATCTGAAGAAGCAGAGAATCATCCGCGAAAAAATGTACTATTACGAGCACTTGGTACAGAGCCTCAGATAAAAATGGATGTCATGATTTTCTCATTAGAAGCACCTTGGGACTTACTTCTATGCTCTGATGGATTATCCGATAAACTTTCAACCACTGATATTGAATCATTCCTAAGCACAAACGATTCAGTAGAAGCGGTATCCAAGCAATGTATACAGGAAGCTAACAACCGTGGGGGAGAAGATAACATCTCCATTGCGCTAGTACGTTTCCCTGCAGATTCTGATGAGGTCGGGTGA
- the rsmB gene encoding 16S rRNA (cytosine(967)-C(5))-methyltransferase RsmB → MGKTVRESALDVLLKIEKNQAYSHLLLNETRKKAGLDRRDSALLTEIVYGTIQRKLTLDYYIKPLIKKDLAKLDTWVLVLLRLSVYQMVYLDRVPERAVVHEAVTIAKSLGHKGISGMVNGVLRSFQRTERPSFDAIKDPVERLSIQTSHPSWLLKRWIEQYGLEETEAMCMENLTPAPVSMRVNVVKTSREALLDQLAEEGIEARPAELTEDGIIIVKGAVFESAAYLSGLMTAQDESSMLVARALAPEEGMKVLDTCAAPGGKTTHLAERMNNQGHVLALDLHPQKVKLIKQQASRLELSIIEAQALDARKLVDHTERYDRVLVDAPCTGFGVLKRKPDIKWAKSEKDVHQIASIQKDILQAASTCVSVGGLLVYSTCTVDKDENEETVKAFLAENPQFSLDASLKDRLPSALDSDRFTDGMITVLPQDHHSDGFFITALKRNA, encoded by the coding sequence ATGGGAAAAACAGTTCGTGAATCAGCATTAGATGTACTACTTAAGATTGAAAAAAATCAAGCATATAGCCATTTGCTCTTAAATGAAACGAGAAAGAAAGCAGGGTTGGATCGACGTGATTCTGCCCTCTTAACAGAGATTGTATACGGAACAATCCAGCGTAAGCTAACGCTAGATTACTATATCAAACCGTTGATAAAAAAAGATTTAGCAAAACTAGATACGTGGGTTTTGGTCCTGCTTCGGCTATCTGTCTACCAAATGGTTTACTTAGATCGTGTACCTGAGCGTGCAGTTGTTCATGAAGCAGTAACGATCGCAAAAAGCTTAGGGCACAAAGGGATTAGTGGAATGGTTAATGGTGTTCTTAGAAGTTTCCAACGCACCGAGCGTCCATCATTTGATGCCATTAAAGATCCGGTTGAGCGTTTATCGATTCAAACAAGCCACCCAAGCTGGTTACTAAAACGTTGGATCGAGCAGTATGGTTTAGAAGAAACAGAAGCAATGTGTATGGAAAACCTCACGCCTGCCCCTGTCAGTATGCGAGTAAACGTGGTGAAGACGTCGAGGGAAGCATTACTTGATCAACTTGCAGAAGAAGGAATAGAGGCAAGACCTGCAGAACTTACTGAGGACGGAATCATCATCGTAAAAGGGGCTGTATTTGAATCAGCTGCTTACTTAAGTGGATTGATGACAGCTCAAGATGAAAGCTCTATGCTGGTAGCACGAGCGCTTGCTCCAGAAGAAGGAATGAAGGTACTGGATACGTGTGCTGCCCCTGGAGGAAAAACCACTCACCTTGCTGAGAGAATGAACAACCAGGGCCACGTCTTGGCTCTTGATCTGCATCCGCAAAAGGTGAAGCTTATCAAGCAGCAAGCCAGTCGATTAGAGTTGTCGATTATTGAAGCGCAGGCGCTTGATGCAAGAAAGCTTGTAGACCACACGGAACGATATGACAGAGTACTTGTAGATGCGCCTTGTACGGGATTCGGTGTATTAAAGCGGAAGCCTGATATTAAGTGGGCTAAATCAGAAAAAGACGTTCATCAGATTGCTTCCATCCAAAAAGATATTTTGCAAGCAGCTAGTACGTGTGTAAGTGTTGGAGGTTTACTTGTTTATAGTACGTGTACAGTGGACAAGGATGAAAATGAAGAAACAGTAAAAGCATTCTTAGCAGAAAATCCTCAGTTCTCACTGGATGCAAGCTTAAAAGATCGATTGCCTAGTGCTCTTGATTCAGACCGTTTTACGGATGGAATGATCACCGTTCTTCCTCAGGATCATCATTCAGATGGATTTTTTATTACAGCTCTAAAAAGAAACGCATAA
- the fmt gene encoding methionyl-tRNA formyltransferase encodes MNIVFMGTPDFAVPVLQALHSTYPVKAVVTQPDRPVGRKKTLTPPPVKVKAEELGLPVLQPEKIKNEWQTVADLEPDLIVTAAFGQILPQELLDVPKYKCLNVHASLLPKYRGGAPIHQAIIDGEKETGITIMYMAQKLDAGDILSQESVTISDDDNVGTLHDKLSEIGAPLLIRTIKQLLNNEITPIKQDDEKATFARNISRDMEKLDWSKSAKDLYNQIRGLCPWPVAYTTLEGQNLKVWKAEIVDEESTESTSGVVVRLNDEGLFISTGDKQMIKITELQPAGKKRMDAASFYRGVGQKVALGTKVGE; translated from the coding sequence ATGAATATCGTATTTATGGGAACGCCAGACTTTGCGGTGCCTGTTCTTCAGGCACTTCATTCCACATATCCAGTAAAAGCTGTTGTGACACAGCCAGATCGTCCAGTTGGTCGCAAAAAAACGTTAACGCCTCCACCGGTGAAGGTGAAGGCGGAAGAGCTAGGACTACCGGTGCTTCAACCTGAGAAGATAAAAAATGAGTGGCAGACTGTAGCTGATCTTGAGCCTGACTTAATTGTTACAGCAGCATTCGGTCAAATTTTGCCACAAGAGCTTTTAGATGTACCGAAATATAAATGTTTAAATGTACATGCTTCCCTTCTTCCAAAATACCGTGGGGGAGCACCAATTCACCAAGCCATTATCGATGGTGAGAAAGAAACAGGCATCACGATTATGTATATGGCTCAAAAGCTTGATGCCGGGGATATCCTTAGTCAGGAATCTGTGACGATTTCAGACGATGATAATGTTGGTACCCTTCATGATAAGCTTAGCGAGATCGGTGCGCCGCTTTTAATTCGTACGATTAAACAATTACTCAATAACGAGATAACACCCATCAAACAAGATGACGAAAAAGCAACATTTGCAAGAAACATCTCACGCGACATGGAAAAGCTTGATTGGTCAAAAAGTGCAAAAGATCTGTACAACCAGATTCGAGGTCTATGCCCATGGCCGGTCGCTTATACAACACTTGAGGGTCAGAATCTAAAAGTTTGGAAGGCAGAAATCGTAGATGAAGAGTCAACTGAGAGCACGTCGGGTGTCGTTGTTAGGCTTAACGACGAAGGCTTATTTATTTCCACTGGAGATAAACAAATGATTAAAATCACAGAATTACAGCCAGCCGGTAAAAAACGAATGGATGCAGCATCCTTCTATCGCGGTGTCGGCCAAAAAGTGGCTTTAGGAACAAAGGTAGGAGAATAG